Proteins from a genomic interval of Chroococcidiopsis thermalis PCC 7203:
- the malQ gene encoding 4-alpha-glucanotransferase, giving the protein MPMTFQRASGVLLHPTCLPSRYGIGDLGKSAYEFIDFLASSGQKLWQVLPLGPTGYEHSPYIMNFSSFAGNPLLISLDTLAEEGLLKKEELSPLENVDLNRVNFDRVIPHKTKFLKIAFENFQQANTHQNPEYAQFCQSQSYWLDDYVLFMSLLEANEGKSWNNWERAIARREPDALQAARDSLKDSIAYHNFVQFKFFEQWKQLRKYANDKNIQIVGDISIYVCHNSSDVWSSPEIFKLDPQTFEPTYIAGVPPDYFSATGQLWGNPVYNWDKLQQTNFAWWIQRFQATLEYVDIVRVDHFRGFEAYWQVPAGEETAINGEWIKAPGVEFFETLGNALGSLPIMAEDLGIITPEVEELRDRFQFPGMRILQFAFGDDSSNAYLPHNYVHNSVVYPGTHDNDTAIGWWNKASDKEKQFVAKYLGDESAAEITEINWEFIQLALASVADLAILPLQDILGLDDRARMNDPSVNAGNWRWRYESSEMLTPQLRDRLLEMTQIYSR; this is encoded by the coding sequence GGCGTTTTATTGCATCCTACCTGTCTTCCCAGCCGATATGGAATTGGCGATTTAGGAAAATCGGCTTACGAATTCATCGATTTTCTCGCCAGTAGCGGACAAAAATTGTGGCAAGTTTTGCCTTTGGGTCCTACGGGATACGAGCATTCTCCATACATCATGAATTTCAGCAGTTTTGCTGGCAATCCATTATTAATTAGTCTCGATACGCTAGCAGAAGAAGGATTGTTGAAGAAAGAAGAACTAAGTCCATTAGAAAATGTGGATTTGAATCGAGTTAATTTCGATCGCGTCATTCCGCATAAAACTAAATTTCTTAAAATCGCTTTTGAAAACTTTCAACAAGCTAATACTCATCAAAACCCCGAATACGCACAATTTTGTCAATCTCAATCTTACTGGCTCGATGACTACGTACTTTTTATGTCATTATTAGAAGCCAACGAAGGGAAAAGCTGGAATAATTGGGAACGAGCGATCGCGCGTCGAGAGCCAGATGCGTTGCAAGCAGCAAGAGATTCTTTAAAAGATAGTATCGCTTATCATAATTTCGTTCAATTCAAATTTTTCGAGCAGTGGAAACAACTACGAAAATACGCCAACGACAAAAATATTCAAATTGTCGGCGATATTTCAATTTATGTTTGTCACAATAGTTCTGATGTCTGGTCGAGTCCAGAAATATTTAAATTAGATCCCCAGACTTTTGAACCTACATATATCGCTGGCGTTCCCCCAGATTATTTCAGCGCTACGGGACAATTATGGGGAAATCCTGTCTATAACTGGGATAAATTGCAACAAACAAACTTTGCTTGGTGGATTCAACGCTTTCAAGCCACCTTAGAATATGTCGATATCGTTCGCGTCGATCATTTTCGCGGTTTTGAGGCATACTGGCAAGTCCCAGCAGGCGAAGAGACTGCCATTAATGGCGAGTGGATTAAAGCCCCAGGAGTAGAATTTTTTGAAACTTTAGGTAACGCTTTGGGAAGTTTGCCAATTATGGCAGAAGATTTAGGCATTATTACTCCAGAAGTCGAAGAATTGCGCGATCGCTTTCAATTTCCAGGCATGAGAATTCTGCAATTTGCCTTTGGAGACGACTCAAGTAATGCCTATTTACCTCACAATTATGTCCATAACAGCGTCGTTTATCCCGGTACTCACGATAACGATACAGCTATTGGTTGGTGGAACAAAGCTAGCGACAAAGAAAAGCAATTTGTCGCGAAATATTTGGGTGACGAATCTGCGGCAGAAATAACAGAAATTAATTGGGAATTCATCCAACTGGCATTAGCCTCAGTTGCAGACTTAGCCATTCTACCTCTACAAGACATTTTAGGCTTAGACGATCGCGCCCGCATGAACGATCCCAGTGTCAATGCAGGCAACTGGCGTTGGCGTTACGAAAGTTCTGAAATGCTAACACCTCAACTACGCGATCGCCTATTGGAAATGACACAAATTTATAGCCGCTAA